Genomic segment of Gigantopelta aegis isolate Gae_Host chromosome 10, Gae_host_genome, whole genome shotgun sequence:
AGAAGTACCTCTGTGTCCCCGCCACCAGCGGACCCAGCGATCGGGTGTTCTCGGCAGTCGGCAGCTCTGTGGTGGACAGGAGAGCGTGTCTCGATAGCGACGAGATCGATACGATGGTGTTTCTGAACGCTAACTCGCAGTGTACGTCAAAGGTCACAAGACCATCTGACGCGAAGCTGAAACATTCGCATGGGTCGGCGTATTGTAACTCCGAGCCAATTATCTGACGCACTGAATATTGGTGACGCACTGAATACCAGTATGCCATTCGTTATACTTTTAACTGAAGTGTTCTCATTAACACGTTCGTGGTTAAGCATTTCATAGTGGAAGTTCGACTCCGAAGTGTGTTTTCATAAAACTGATCTGAAACTGTTATTATTACATTACAAGGTTTGAGAACTTCCAACGTGTTGTGTTAAATCTCTTGTTTAAAACATTGAAATGCGTGAATTTCACTTTCACAAACTACAAATTGGTTTCTAAAACGAAGTgttctttgtttaatttgttttagttttggaCCATTTAAATtcctttattatattttataagttGCAGTCTATAGAATTTTGATGCCCGGTAAAATCATAGTGTCATTTTaccaataaaattaaatattttcatacagttgtattgtttaataaatgttattttaaaatgtcaattggTATACTTATTCGTTGGTATTCAGCAATgtcttttaatttaataaatgattatCGGATTCGAGAAAAGGGTACAATACCTCGCCCATCACACTTTTTGCTGAATATTCTGAAAATCTAAAATACAAACACTTTTGCATTAGGTCACTATTTTAGCTACAATagtttatatgtacaaaatgtagGCTAAACTGCCTAAaatttatatacttttattCGTTGAAAGTGTACCACCCTTCAAAACCAAATCCTTATGGCGTGTACCATTTATTAAGTTTCCGAGGTCGCATCTATTACCATTGTTAACACCATGAATATTGTACTGAAAATCCAACCGTTAAAACTTgcagatctctctctctctctctctctctctctctctctctctctctctctctctctctctctctctctctctctctctcatttgaAACAGACTTGAGCCTGATCACTAGTGCATGTGTTAGAGTATTGAAATACATTGTGTGGATCGAGTGTATTCCAGTAACATTAATATACTATATGGAGGTTGTGATTCTCATCTTGTACTGGGATCAACAGCGTGTcgcgtgttgttgttgtttttttgctatatgactgcaTCTTACATAGTATcagtccgaacaggtggttaattaaccgattcactccggctgtctcttgtgctatacacccatgtcccaaaaggtcaatgcacaatattacaaaacaacatgggcaaaaaatacagccagaaggcttaccattaaacatatatattgttttaattcttcaccatttcctagaagtgaatatgtgaaccataacgagtgtcacaattaggaactatggtggaccgtcatcaatcaaTTCTCACCCGGAAGTCGACTGTGTAGTGAAACCTAAACTAGGTGCATGATTTCCATCTTCAAAATGCCGGCaaaatttcaatacaaaattgctattgaaaatattttgtttcaaaattactaatgcacctgattGTGTAAGAAGAaaatcttataattacaaaaaatatatatataattttacagaATATTGATTTGAAATTAGATTacgataatatatattataattattatttattgtgtacgaaaacaagaagaagaaagaaatgttttatttaacgacgcattcaacacattttatttacggtttacccgctgtcgccactacatgggctactctttccgattagcagcaagggatcttttatttgcgcttcccacaggcaagatagcacaaaccataacctttgttgaaccagttatggatcactgatcggtgcaagtggtttatacctacccactgagccttgcggagcactcactcagggtttggagtcggtatctggattaaaaatgccatgcctcgactgggatccgaacccagtacctaccagcctgtagaccgatggcctaaccacaacgccaccgatggcctaaccacaacgccaccgaggccggtttactgTGTACGAAGTCAAAATAAGGGTGCGAACAGTGACTTCTATTCTAAACTTGCTAGCCGGAGACACTTCGTAGAACGGATCGTAGACATGGGTCCTAATTGCGAGTTTAACAGATGGCTACTTGAGTATTATGTAATATTGGCccaaatcaaataaatacacaattttATACAGGGGCGAATGCATGATTTTTCTAGGGAGGGTGCAATGCTCCCTCACAAAATTccaataaatgcattgtattcatGTGCAATACATGAATTTTGCGGGGTGGGGGTGAACACCCCCGACATCTTCCCTTGGTTTCGCGCATGGCATATGTTATAAGATGATTTCTGGTCTATTTGTagttatatacattgtattattgttattagaaATGTTGATAGACAAGACagtgctattgcattttgcattACACAATGTTGAAAAAAGTAAGCATAGGGTATATGTtttgaaatatgtatttttttttttaataggccGGTGACCTAtctttttgatttatttttaagtaagTAGACATGCTAGTAGCCTTTATACAAAATCTGTGGTGAAAAAAACttatatactttttattttttttaattctcgaAATATTATAGTCTATATTtaatcactttaaaaaaaaatggctgcTAAACATTGCTGTGGTAGTAtataaaaaagtttattttgtttgacgaTGCcgctagagcaaattgatttattaatcatcggctgttggatgtcaaacattttgtaattttgactatagtcttagagaggaaacccgctacattttcctttagttgtaaggatcttgtatatgctccatcccacagacaggataacacataccaaggcctttgatgtaccagtcgtggtgcactgaccgaaagacggggatcgatcctaaaccgaccgcgcatcaagcaagcactttacctctgggctacgtcccgccccctctgTGGTGGTATGATACGCGTACATGTGCACGGACAAGGCGTGCAGCGAAGAAAAGAAAAAGCGTAGCATTTAAAACTAGTGATGTAGCTCTCATTCTCTGTGTTGAAATATGGAGAAGACTGATGATCTGGTTTTTCCATTTTGCTGCGACGAAACCAAATATGAGAAACTGGCTAAAATCGGCCAGGGAACATTCGGGTAAGCGTGATTTTAAAACGTCaaacatgtataattatgtataaactctcacaactttgctaTCGTGCAATGCAAAAAATCTTGAAAGAACGAGCCGATGTTGCACGAGTACTCTGTAAAGCTGTATTCTAATCGGATGTGAGCGATTATTTGAGAAATTATTGATTCTACTTGCCGTATCCGAACCGCACGcggagggcgagacgtagcccagtggtaaagcgctcgcttgatgcgcagtcggtttgggatcaatccccgtcagtgggcccattgggctatttctcgctccagctagtgcaccacgactggtgtaacaaaggccgtggtatgtgctatcctttctatgggatggtgcatataaaagattccttgctgctaatcgaaaagagtagcccatgaagtgacgacagcgggtttcctctctcaatatctgtgtggtccttaaccatatgttcgacgccatataatgtGAGTGCATAGCCATTTCCTTAtttcctaaccgcacgcgtgttcttggggtgggtggggatggaatggtgggggggggggggggtagcctAGATTAGGTAAAGCAACAGGCACTGCTAGTTTTGTTTGGGTGGTGGGGATGGTAGTGGAGGGCGATTAGAAATATCCCAGTCCTGGATGATTCAAGTGGAATCCTCAACGCTCCCCCTCCCCTGTTTTGCGaagttttaacaaatattattatattttcacaaaGTATTTGCTGTTAAATTAGCCACTATTTTAACTGccctgaaatattttatatgtaagaGGGTCCGGTCCAAACCAACCCAGTAATTCTCCCTGTAACAACTTTCCTGGatcaataatatacatatacatgtatgtataatgtatgtgaatgtatataaaatatatgagGTATATTTCAGAGAGGTGTTCAAGGCCAGGGACAGAAAAACAAAGCGCATAGTCGCGATGAAGAAAGTACTGATGGAGAACGAGAAAGAAGGAGTAAGTCGGAAACAAAATACCAATAGGTTATCCAAGATCCAATTCTTCTACATCagctatatatttaatttacagACACACAGTTCTGTTAactataaattaacctatttatAGTTGTCAgttatataatgtaattttttttttttacaaaactaattattattgcaattgcatttttcattttaatgccCATTAAATCTTTTATTGCTTTGGTAACACTTGTGAAGACATAGACTACATGAATAATATCTTCAAACCATAATGTTTTGAACAAAGaaggaacgaaggaaggaaatgttttatttaacgacgcactcaacacagtttatttacggttatatggcgtcagacatatggttaaggaccacacacagatattgagagaggaaacccgctgtcgccacttcacgggctaatttttcgattagcagcaagggatcttttatatgcaccatccgacagacaggatagtacataccaccgcctttgttacaccagttgtggagcactgcaggaacgagaaatatcccaatgggtccaccgacgggaatcgatcctaaatcgatcgcgtatcaggcgaccactgtaccactgggctacgtcccgtccctgtTTTGAACACGTCATTATCCCAACAGACTCCCAGTAGCCGGTGTAGTTTTCgtgccggggtgtcgttaaagggacattcctgagtttgctgcaatttttaaagatgttatcgactaacagagactttttaacgactgtaattacataccaaatatatttttctgcataaaatattagtggctgtatattaaacgtgtttctgatcgttctaatatttgtactaggttaaatttcattttatttcccaaaaactatttttttcgtacgtacgaaattatttgaagacaaaatccagtttgggctacttacaaatattgagacgaccagaaacacattgaaaatattgacactgatattctaaacaagaaaatatatttaatatgtaagtttaatcgtagaaatattgtattagttgaaaacatcttacaatgcagcaaactcgggaatgtccctttaaacattcattaattggCTTGCCttcaatatacatttatatatacattggcTTGTTGATTTCTGATGACGGTCTATTCTCATTTACCATTGTTCTACAGGACCGTACTAGCGAGGAGGGCATTGACCCCACACACGCGCCAAAAGACCCTATATTAATGTGTCCTGACGGTTTTTATCACTATGCACAGTCCTGTTATATTACCATGACTCGATGATGTTTACACCCAATACGTTTCTATCCATTGTTGctcatgttgtttgttttgtttggtggtgttgtgttattcttttacttttttttttttttttttttaaattgttttttaattttaacttcaCCATTGTCGTAAAGTTTGACTTCTGTTAAACGTATGCGTCATCAGTTCGCTAACTTGGTAAACAGGGTTTTTATTTCTTGTAGTTTCCGATAACTGCAATTCGGGAAATAAAGATACTGCAACTGTTGAAGAACGAAAATGTTGTGGAACTCATTGAGATCTGTCGAACGAAaggtaagaaaacaaatatttggttaacgACAACTTTTAAACTTCATcagtttggtgtctaacatactcCTTCCAAAACACAGTagtcaagggatattttaaatgcattgtcatatagacaggatagcaaacatcacagcttttaatataccagttgtggatcacagATTGgaggttgggacggggaaaaacaGAATCCATCGAGGCGATCAATTCTGCATAAACACCGAGATGCTTTAGATTAACACGGTGAAATGGCCTTCATCTCAAGAATTTCCGTTCGACCGGTTGACATTTGTTAAAAGGTAAAAAAGTTGGTTAatgttcatatacatatatacgttCTAGTTGGAAATCTAGTCGCTTACTCCTCGGAATCTGTCTTTTAACTTTTACTATTTATATCTTTTTAATTTCAGCTTCGTCATTCAACAGATGCAAGAGTACATTTTACCTAGTGTTCGAGTTCTGCGAACACGACCTAGCCGGACTGCTCAGCAACGCCGCTGTGAAGTTCACCTTGGGCGAGGTGAAGAAGGTCATCCAGCAGCTGCTGAACGGCCTGTACTTCATCCACGCCAACAAGATCCTGCACCGCGACATGAAAGCGGCCAACATCCTCATCACCAAGACTGGGATCCTCAAACTGGCCGACTTCGGCCTTGCGAGGGCGTTCAGCTCCACCACTCGCGGCCAGCCGAATCGCTTCACGAACCGCGTGGTCACGCTGTGGTACCGAGCCCCGGAGCTGTTGCTAGGGGAACGGAACTACACGCCGGCCATCGACGTGTGGGGTGCTGGGTGCATCATGGCCGAGATGTGGACTAGGAGTCCCATCATGCAGGGCAACACGGAGCAGCACCAGCTCCTGCTGATCACCCAGGTCTGCGGATCCATATCGCCCGACGCCTGGCACGGAGTCGAGAAGCTGGAACTGTACGGCAAGCTGGAGCTGCCGAAAGGACAGAGGCGGAAGGTGAAGGAGCGACTGAGGGCGTATGTCGTGGACCAGTCCGCGCTCGATCTCCTCGACAAGCTCATGACACTGGACCCAGCCAAGCGCATCGACTCCGACTCGGCGCTCAATCACGACTTCTTCTGGACTGACCCCATGCCGACGGACTTGACGTCGATGCTGTCGCGTCACACGACGTCCATGTTCGAGTATCTGGCTCCGCCCAGGAGGCGTGGTTACGCGCCGCAACAACTGCAGATGCAGCAGAAGGCGATGGCGACGCAGCATTTTGAACGAATATTTTGATAGTTAGAATATTTTGATATAGTTCGAATACTTTGATATGGTTCCCACCAGTCCTTGATGTCAATGCTGtgatttcagtttgttttggagCATTTTTATTGAAGTGATTGTTAAGTTATGTTAATCTccattatttacttattttataaaaacaccGATAAATGTCAATGCATATAGAAAGTTACATAATTTATTGCTAGATATAATGTTCGTTATGTTGAAGATGTATGTTGATCTTCCTTCtttattcaatttaaatttGCTCAAGAAGTCGGTTTGTTaactatttatttgtttttgttattaaagtaaataaatatactgacttttgttttgtttcataaatTTATAAAGTATCCTTACTTTTAAGGTAATTATAAAATTTCTCTGGACGTTTCATTCAACAAgactattttttgtttattgatttaaaaacccaaaacgGTGTAACGTCTTCGGTGGAATATTTGTCTGTTGCTCTGAACTTGGTCATGGAATATGTTTTCGTATAGCGTTTTGcatactacaaaaaaaaaagaaaaaaaaagttaatttgtttaacaacactgctataccacattgatttcttaataatCGGCAATTGGATATTAAACACTTGGAAACACTTAAGAGGAAACCccttacattttcccattttagcagcaagggatcttttatatgcaatgtcaaacatataccagtcatgccTTGCATACTAACGCTTGTTCAATGAAGTCCACGATTCATTTGTCAGAAGATAATGATGGACGTACGTATAACAACCCATGGAGgtagtacatatattaatacataaagGATATCGCCCTACTATTATGTATAGGGGAATGTCCGagtaactccattcctgaaaaaaattaatggcAGACGAGATCCGTTCtggtctccattatttttcaggaatggagaggtgggtggggggtgggtgggggggggggggggggggtgttttttgggtgtttttttttatcccactgccccctttcctttctctcctttgaattccatctcatttctccccgatctggcaactcctatctttcaacttctttcgctgtcaacctccacatcccagtccttatttctccaaccgcgacaggcaCTTGTTTCTTGTGGTTATCTGTggcacacacctgccattccccatcagcttttagttAGAATGGAGAGTTAATCGGACATTCCCCTACCTACAAATACAccaatattacaaacatattatttattaaatatgtaagtatAGATTTTAACGTTAGTCGTTCTGGAGTGGTAATAAATtaataggtgttttttttaatccattacTGAAAGGTAATGGACATATTTTCAATGGTTTAACAGTGcaggtgtattttaattttcattaaagctcgttttttcttttcttttccgcCACGTTTAAACTTAAGTCCTAAATCAACAAAACTTGGCTTGTAGTtccacctatggatgttcattcCCTTCcctaagtttttaaaacatgtattgaTATGGAACATTTATGGATGCAAACTGTCAGCACGTCGAATACGTTTTAGGTGGACAAAACCTTTAATCACGAGGAAATCTTGTACTATTTACAAAGTTGATCGTGTTTTTGGAAATGACCCCGAGGCACTCCATTTGGTATCTCCAGTAGGATTAGCCTGTCTGGTTTCCATTATCttatctattatttaactgagTTGTGTCCTTTATACACTTATATTTACTTACATGtaatggtgtttgttttgtttgggggttttgagtgcgagtgcgaataatttttacatgctcatataccactagagtttcgagcatgtcctccccggggcctgtctctggatagtcaGGGGCTTGTcctgggacagaaaaaaattaagcggacaattttgatatttacatccaaaaattaaatagtgggcctttaaaattttgatgcgcatctctaattaatataattaataaagaaaattctactcattaaatttggtcgctagattagatcgggtggtcaaaaagaaattagataagatcggtggcctgactcggggaTGGAGTGGGGCGGgcggtagagttgaaaatgggcagaattttgaaaatagcaattagtcaAAAAGtcaataaaaagaattgactactcggtcgaatatttatataatttggagcattttagaaggacagtccaaaaataaataagagaaagaagagaggatcggactatttaataatattaaaaaaaagaaagtaatttcgatataaacttttgaacgaaggtctaaaagtttaaagtccgatctatatgtccacgtgaatggcctcgttaaggccgttagggtgcacagcttgtagggatgAGATGGgttgggttgcatcccgtcaagaaaacccctagattgacagtcaatagacatTGAAGTTGTAGtactgtgctgaaatacagatcttgagaagccagatccgtctgaacgagagagagaatcagactagggtataatccagtcgttatgggttggtatagtggtgcggacgggcccgactccggaggatacgagatagtatcacaataaaacaaagtaaagtctagaaaagagtagtaggggccgaccccctTCCTATTTTTTCTTAGAGTGGgacggtcaatcttccagtgctgctatgacaggctcggacatgtagagactaaacgcgaacaaccgtggcgttctgcagaatggccgtcatacgagtcacgaaaaaacccaagtcaacatagtcagacggagaaatgacgtggatgcaaggaatctcgctaaaaaaaagaatccaacctggtggtgcagactgtcgaaacgagaagcgttccagcgttcaatcagttccaatgggcgcatacatcccagtagaaaacttcacttcgctgacaaaaacaactaagtgaaggatcccccaagtcgagccgcgaaagcacgtgcagtgtgcacaagcgaaacaaacacgtcttaccgcgtcgataTCCAGATTGGGAATCTCAGGggggttttgaggggttttttggggtttttttttgactTAATAATGTCCATGTAATAAAGTTTATGAATAATATATTACGACGTTCCGCCACCAAAGACTGTATACCTGTATACTGTACGTAcgtaccaacaacaacaacaacaacaacaacaacaacaacaaaacaaacaaaaacaaaaactaaacaaatatatatatatatatatatataacaaggaaggaagaaaatgttttatttaacaacacactcaacacattttatttacggttatatggcgtctgaatTTTTTGTCAGACAAGAGGTCTCAATTTCTGTTGTGTACAAAAATAAGTTGTTATGACCTTGTTGtagtttgaccggcctcggtggcgtcgtggttaggccatcggcctacaggctggtaggtactgagttcggatcccagtcgaggcattggatatttaatccagataccgactccaaaccctaagtgagtgctccgcaaggctcaatgggtaggtgtaaaccacttgcaccgaccagtgatccataactggttcaacaaaggccatggtttgtgccgtcctgcctgtgggaagcgcaaataaaagatcccttgctgcctgtcgtaaaagagtagcctatgtggcgacagcgggtttcctctaaaaaacagtgtcagaatgaccatatgtttgacgtccaatagccgatgacaagataaaaaatcaatgtgctctagtggcgtcgttaaataaaacaaacttcactttTGTTGTAGTTTATGTCACTGCACATTCAGTTCAGGCAATACACTGGTTGATATGGTGTAAAATATACTGGAcaagtataaaaataaactatcaAACCAGGaaagtataaaaaatatatatttaaaaaccccacccaTGATAATGATATCAATGGGAAAATGAACATCTGTAAAGACTGTCTGCTCGTCTAGATCAGTGTGAGTGGTCACACAACGTCTTTGTGGTTCTACCTGCAATCCTGGTGAGTTGTAACCATTCcattataaacataataatgtactgatataataactaatgtatatatactgtttataatatatatatatatatatatatatatatatatactcttcaaaagaagaaacgcaaaaccacattgtcgtaacatttggagaattgatttaattattgaatggtgagtccgataattaccaaatgttgcaggattgttcacaattcactctaatccattgtgagtaagtgataggacacaccaccaaggtcaaggtcatctggagtcaataccgggtgtggcctccgcgtgtgttgacaactgcctggcaccgcctgcccattgaagcaaccagagtacggatgacgtcccgggggatggtggcccactcggcctgcaaggctgctgccagctcgggcagggtctggggctgtggttgtcgctgtcggaggcgtcggtccaactcgtcccatagatgctcaattgggttcaaatccggtgatatcgatggccaaggaaggacattaatgttgttgttctgtaggaaagccgttgtgagacgtgctgtgtgaggcctggcgttgtcatgttggaacactgcgttggcgttggccataactggaacgatgtgtggccggaggatctggtcaatgtagccctgtgcattcaggttgccctgcacgtggaccaggtcagttctgccagtgtgtgagatggctgcccacaccatgacactacccccgccgaatctgtccacttcctgcacgcagtttgccgcataacgttcaccacgacgcctatacacgcgacatcttccattatgacgtcggagcagaaatcgggactcgtcactgaaccacacctgtctccatcgcagttgaggccattgtcgatgaatctggcaccactgcagtcggagtcgac
This window contains:
- the LOC121384576 gene encoding cyclin-dependent kinase 9-like; this translates as MEKTDDLVFPFCCDETKYEKLAKIGQGTFGEVFKARDRKTKRIVAMKKVLMENEKEGFPITAIREIKILQLLKNENVVELIEICRTKASSFNRCKSTFYLVFEFCEHDLAGLLSNAAVKFTLGEVKKVIQQLLNGLYFIHANKILHRDMKAANILITKTGILKLADFGLARAFSSTTRGQPNRFTNRVVTLWYRAPELLLGERNYTPAIDVWGAGCIMAEMWTRSPIMQGNTEQHQLLLITQVCGSISPDAWHGVEKLELYGKLELPKGQRRKVKERLRAYVVDQSALDLLDKLMTLDPAKRIDSDSALNHDFFWTDPMPTDLTSMLSRHTTSMFEYLAPPRRRGYAPQQLQMQQKAMATQHFERIF